From Oceaniferula marina, a single genomic window includes:
- a CDS encoding glycosyltransferase family 4 protein, whose amino-acid sequence MPNDLSETELILGNSNSRFSGVTSTMLQVLRIQKNLVKVAVLGKHHLPDDVTCVSFSQLIQICKKPLPDGRWRVFHARRNDEVIQALILKKVFRAKLKIVFTSTAQRQHSWITRYLIRQSDAIISTGTAAASYIQGGPDIIVPHGIDLSTYSPSENREALWQELGYPGKYGIGIFGRVRHQKGVDLLVEAAIPLLKKHPDFTVIICGETTPDHQSFQDKLQAQIDQAGLTDRILFIGKQPFSELPKLFRAMTLVAALSRNEGFGLTVPEAMASEAAVLASEAGAWKDVVRDGIDGHIVPCGDLAATQEKLDEMMAKPEQLIEMGQAGRKRVEEHYTIEREASQLCDFLMNV is encoded by the coding sequence ATGCCCAACGACCTTTCCGAAACCGAGCTCATCCTCGGCAACTCGAACTCACGCTTTTCCGGAGTCACCTCAACCATGCTCCAGGTCCTGCGTATTCAAAAAAATCTGGTCAAGGTCGCGGTTCTCGGCAAACACCATCTACCGGATGATGTCACTTGCGTCAGCTTCTCTCAGCTAATTCAAATCTGCAAAAAACCTCTCCCCGATGGCCGATGGCGCGTTTTTCACGCCCGCAGAAACGACGAAGTGATTCAGGCGCTCATCCTCAAAAAGGTGTTCAGAGCTAAACTCAAAATCGTTTTCACCTCCACAGCCCAAAGACAACACAGCTGGATTACCCGTTATCTCATTCGGCAGTCCGATGCCATTATCAGCACAGGAACCGCTGCAGCCTCATACATCCAAGGCGGCCCGGATATCATCGTCCCCCACGGCATTGACCTCAGCACATACAGCCCCAGTGAGAACCGGGAAGCTCTCTGGCAAGAACTCGGGTACCCCGGAAAATATGGCATCGGCATCTTTGGCCGGGTCAGACACCAAAAAGGCGTCGACCTTCTCGTTGAGGCGGCGATTCCCTTACTCAAAAAACACCCGGACTTCACCGTGATTATTTGTGGGGAAACCACGCCTGACCACCAAAGTTTCCAGGACAAACTCCAAGCTCAGATCGATCAAGCCGGCCTCACCGACCGAATCCTTTTTATCGGTAAGCAACCTTTCTCCGAACTACCCAAGCTGTTCCGCGCCATGACCCTCGTCGCAGCCTTAAGCCGCAATGAAGGGTTTGGGCTTACCGTTCCGGAAGCGATGGCGAGCGAAGCCGCGGTTCTGGCCTCTGAGGCCGGAGCGTGGAAAGATGTCGTCCGGGATGGCATTGACGGCCACATCGTCCCATGCGGTGATCTGGCGGCCACGCAGGAAAAACTGGATGAAATGATGGCCAAGCCCGAACAATTGATAGAAATGGGACAAGCCGGCCGTAAGCGGGTAGAAGAACATTACACCATCGAGCGCGAGGCCTCCCAGCTCTGCGATTTCCTCATGAATGTCTAA
- a CDS encoding glycosyltransferase, producing MTDDKTSPRFPIAKPPRLREDSRHTSQTPRAPHSQLPPSAPTLSSRTPIPLSSCAQTINLIARTNGVGLDRDVDLIHAALSKAGYEVLISHCREISPLRRYFPGKPRFAANIFLERVFPRWFGSARTNLLIPNQERFPERHLKHLSRIDHILCKSRHAEDIFSGRGYPCQHIGFTSTDLNDQNIRPDYQSFFHLAGRSTLKGTETVLDLWNKHPEWPELTIVQCRENAPDQVPANVRLITEYIPHKEIKRHLNRHGVHLCTSLSEGWGHYIVEAMSCQAVVVTTDGPPMNELVTPERGITVPYSHSEPRHLGTNFHIDPDKLEKNIQELLMMPVDKKKQYGDAARAWFEENDQHFNQHFPKTLQHLLSSQP from the coding sequence GTGACAGATGACAAGACCAGCCCTCGCTTTCCCATTGCCAAACCTCCGAGATTACGCGAAGATTCACGGCACACAAGCCAGACACCCCGCGCCCCCCATTCTCAGCTCCCCCCCTCAGCCCCAACCCTCAGCTCACGCACTCCCATCCCCTTGTCTTCCTGCGCCCAAACCATCAACCTCATCGCCCGCACCAATGGTGTGGGACTCGATCGCGATGTCGATTTAATCCACGCGGCCCTCAGCAAGGCCGGATATGAGGTGCTCATCTCACACTGCCGGGAGATCTCTCCGCTGCGCAGGTATTTCCCCGGGAAACCCCGCTTCGCAGCCAATATCTTCCTTGAGCGCGTTTTCCCCCGCTGGTTCGGCAGCGCCAGAACCAACCTCCTGATCCCCAACCAAGAACGATTCCCGGAACGGCATCTCAAGCATCTCTCCCGTATCGACCACATCCTCTGCAAAAGCCGCCATGCCGAGGACATTTTTTCCGGGCGCGGTTACCCCTGCCAGCACATCGGCTTCACCTCCACCGACCTCAACGACCAGAACATCCGGCCCGACTATCAATCGTTTTTCCACCTCGCTGGACGTAGCACGCTGAAAGGCACTGAAACCGTGCTCGATCTCTGGAACAAACACCCCGAATGGCCAGAGCTAACGATCGTCCAATGCCGGGAAAATGCTCCCGACCAAGTGCCAGCCAACGTCCGATTGATCACAGAGTATATCCCGCACAAGGAAATCAAACGCCACCTCAACCGCCACGGGGTTCACCTCTGCACCTCACTCTCCGAAGGATGGGGGCACTATATCGTTGAAGCCATGAGCTGCCAGGCGGTGGTCGTCACCACCGACGGCCCGCCGATGAACGAACTGGTCACCCCGGAACGTGGCATCACCGTGCCCTACTCCCACTCAGAGCCCCGTCACCTCGGAACCAATTTTCATATTGACCCGGACAAGCTGGAAAAAAACATCCAGGAGCTTCTCATGATGCCCGTTGATAAGAAAAAACAATATGGAGACGCGGCCCGGGCCTGGTTCGAAGAAAACGACCAACACTTCAATCAACACTTCCCAAAAACCCTGCAACACCTTCTCAGCTCTCAACCTTAA
- a CDS encoding SanA/YdcF family protein has product MGKKEGGSRAKQKLKAGWWRWLKLAVWLFFLLMLSCFAFVWFANYEASRAGKDVLYDSVDEIPHRRAGLVFGCSEKLGSRDNLYFKYRIEAAAALWKAGKVDCLIVSGDNREKYYNEPVAMRRALVRAGVPFRKIACDYAGLRTLDSVVRAKKIFGLNELTLVSQKFQNERAAYIAQAHGMDVIGYNAQDVEGYAARKTEDREVLARVKMWLDVNVTDKQPRHLGEMVPLPE; this is encoded by the coding sequence ATGGGGAAAAAGGAAGGAGGCTCAAGAGCGAAACAGAAGCTGAAAGCGGGGTGGTGGCGCTGGCTGAAGCTCGCGGTGTGGTTGTTTTTTTTACTGATGCTGTCCTGTTTTGCTTTTGTCTGGTTCGCCAATTACGAGGCGAGTCGTGCGGGGAAGGACGTGCTCTATGATTCGGTGGATGAGATTCCCCACCGGCGGGCGGGATTGGTGTTCGGTTGCTCCGAGAAGCTTGGTTCGAGGGACAATCTGTATTTTAAGTATCGGATCGAAGCGGCTGCGGCCCTGTGGAAGGCTGGGAAAGTCGATTGCTTGATCGTGTCGGGCGATAACCGGGAGAAGTATTACAACGAGCCGGTGGCCATGCGTCGTGCGCTGGTCAGGGCAGGCGTTCCATTTCGTAAAATTGCCTGTGATTATGCCGGCTTGCGCACTTTGGATTCCGTGGTGCGAGCGAAAAAAATCTTTGGTTTGAATGAACTGACCTTGGTGAGTCAGAAGTTTCAGAATGAACGTGCGGCTTATATTGCCCAGGCACATGGGATGGATGTGATTGGTTACAATGCACAGGACGTCGAAGGCTATGCGGCCCGGAAAACGGAAGACCGCGAGGTGTTAGCCCGGGTCAAAATGTGGCTGGATGTGAACGTCACCGATAAACAACCCCGACATTTGGGCGAGATGGTGCCATTGCCAGAATAG
- a CDS encoding sulfotransferase family 2 domain-containing protein — MKEIIRVARWRVGKKIGSRSMMEKVAPHYYQYAKERIACDCSKCKCPAQSACSYSFVYIDERSKLMYFDVPKAASTTIRKAFFKNKAMASLRNPRKELDQYYKFTFVRNPWDRMVSNWKMFTTQPSRMKQLEVMTNADLSDFESFVSFAIDCPNHHWQPQALFTPEPLDFVGKLESFDEDMNRLLSHLGRTPLALGKQNSTRRKGYRDYYSPTLVEVVADYYRRDIESFGYEF; from the coding sequence ATGAAAGAGATAATTCGAGTCGCCCGTTGGAGAGTGGGTAAAAAAATCGGTTCCCGGTCCATGATGGAGAAGGTGGCCCCCCACTATTACCAGTATGCTAAAGAGCGGATCGCCTGCGATTGCTCCAAATGCAAGTGCCCGGCTCAATCCGCATGCTCGTATAGTTTTGTTTACATCGATGAGCGATCAAAATTGATGTATTTTGATGTGCCCAAAGCTGCATCAACAACGATCCGCAAGGCCTTTTTCAAAAATAAGGCAATGGCCTCGTTGCGCAACCCCAGGAAAGAACTCGATCAATATTATAAGTTTACCTTTGTTCGAAACCCTTGGGATCGAATGGTTTCGAACTGGAAGATGTTTACCACCCAACCCTCACGCATGAAGCAGTTGGAAGTGATGACGAATGCCGACCTGAGTGATTTTGAATCCTTTGTTTCCTTTGCTATCGATTGCCCCAACCACCATTGGCAACCCCAGGCATTGTTCACCCCTGAACCATTGGACTTTGTCGGTAAACTCGAATCGTTTGATGAAGACATGAACCGCCTCTTGTCTCATTTGGGAAGGACGCCTTTGGCGTTGGGGAAGCAAAACTCGACACGTAGGAAAGGATACCGAGATTACTATTCTCCGACCCTGGTGGAAGTCGTAGCCGATTATTACCGGCGCGATATTGAGTCTTTTGGGTACGAGTTTTGA
- a CDS encoding PEP-CTERM sorting domain-containing protein (PEP-CTERM proteins occur, often in large numbers, in the proteomes of bacteria that also encode an exosortase, a predicted intramembrane cysteine proteinase. The presence of a PEP-CTERM domain at a protein's C-terminus predicts cleavage within the sorting domain, followed by covalent anchoring to some some component of the (usually Gram-negative) cell surface. Many PEP-CTERM proteins exhibit an unusual sequence composition that includes large numbers of potential glycosylation sites. Expression of one such protein has been shown restore the ability of a bacterium to form floc, a type of biofilm.), which produces MKLALTALAASAITTQAAVIFDTTPRDDQAGFAANSGQTWMTATLGSDNLLSTIRVDNRPSSATGTGIYLAVYENNAANGQTWTPGTLVGISTNAQDMDVNGGFALWTFSNETLKDNQRYLFTFTSDSAGAVPVAVETGVRLNTGNSEQSAFNGGSLAFSGSHTMASQITTVPEPSSAVLLGLGGLALILRRRK; this is translated from the coding sequence ATGAAATTAGCTCTAACGGCCCTCGCGGCCAGCGCTATCACGACACAAGCCGCGGTGATCTTTGATACAACACCTAGAGATGACCAAGCAGGCTTCGCCGCAAACTCGGGACAAACATGGATGACAGCAACTCTAGGAAGTGATAATTTACTTTCAACCATTCGGGTCGACAACCGCCCATCAAGTGCCACAGGAACTGGTATCTACCTCGCAGTCTATGAAAATAACGCTGCAAACGGCCAAACCTGGACGCCTGGAACCTTGGTTGGAATCTCAACCAACGCTCAAGACATGGATGTCAACGGAGGCTTTGCCTTGTGGACATTCAGCAATGAGACCCTCAAGGACAATCAACGCTACCTCTTCACCTTCACTTCGGATTCTGCAGGAGCAGTCCCTGTAGCTGTAGAAACTGGTGTAAGACTAAACACCGGCAACTCCGAGCAGAGTGCGTTCAATGGAGGAAGCCTTGCATTTAGCGGAAGCCACACAATGGCTTCTCAAATCACAACTGTCCCCGAGCCATCCTCAGCAGTCCTGCTCGGACTTGGCGGACTCGCCCTGATCCTGCGCCGCCGCAAGTAA
- a CDS encoding diacylglycerol/lipid kinase family protein: MSDLPRYPLIFNPNARSQRGRRTLRFLMANAQNFALYASRSLDDARELTEKFVKDGEPVVVAAGGDGTLNGVVQALAGTETALGVLPAGTMNVFARELGLPFNSLKKSLDVLNAGYIKEVDLFEANGHAFMQMAGVGFDAQVIEETPWESKKVFGPMAYLMSAVRVLGDTPPKMKVTCDDGRVEEGVCVLAGNGSLYGGQIKLFNKADNCDEMLDVLVFTEAGYKLVTDSLKGLATGEMGSDRSSVNYLQARSFRIECDRDVPMEADGELIGRVRDVTLAPAKRKLRVVAPENMKNGLFSSMMKALLNGPRRNVDLGEQI; the protein is encoded by the coding sequence ATGTCGGATTTGCCTCGATACCCATTGATTTTCAACCCGAACGCACGCAGCCAGCGAGGACGCAGGACCTTGCGATTCCTGATGGCGAATGCCCAGAATTTTGCCCTGTATGCCAGTCGAAGTTTGGATGACGCCCGGGAATTGACCGAGAAGTTCGTCAAGGATGGTGAACCGGTGGTGGTAGCCGCTGGCGGGGACGGCACTTTGAACGGGGTGGTGCAGGCGCTGGCGGGAACCGAGACGGCTCTCGGCGTGTTGCCTGCGGGGACGATGAATGTGTTTGCCCGGGAGTTAGGTTTGCCATTTAACAGCCTGAAAAAATCGCTGGATGTGCTGAATGCCGGATACATTAAAGAAGTGGATTTGTTTGAGGCCAACGGCCATGCCTTCATGCAGATGGCGGGGGTTGGCTTTGATGCCCAGGTGATTGAAGAAACCCCCTGGGAGAGTAAAAAGGTATTCGGGCCGATGGCCTATTTGATGTCGGCTGTCAGGGTGCTGGGTGATACGCCTCCGAAGATGAAGGTGACCTGTGATGATGGGCGGGTTGAGGAAGGTGTTTGTGTGTTGGCGGGTAACGGTTCTCTTTATGGCGGGCAGATCAAGCTGTTCAATAAAGCGGATAATTGTGATGAGATGCTGGATGTGCTGGTCTTTACCGAGGCTGGTTACAAGTTGGTGACGGATTCACTGAAGGGATTGGCGACTGGGGAGATGGGGTCTGACCGCTCGTCGGTGAATTACCTGCAGGCCAGGAGTTTTCGAATTGAGTGTGACCGGGATGTTCCGATGGAGGCGGATGGGGAGTTGATTGGCAGGGTGCGGGATGTGACGCTGGCGCCGGCGAAACGTAAGCTGCGGGTGGTGGCTCCGGAGAATATGAAAAACGGTCTGTTTTCTTCGATGATGAAAGCCTTGTTGAATGGTCCTCGTAGGAATGTGGATCTCGGCGAGCAGATTTAA
- a CDS encoding sialate O-acetylesterase — translation MIKPFLLFFTATCLLSTAAPVDVYLFGGQSNMQGIGKIAELGQEDKKAIPNARFFNGTSFTPITPGTTKTSHRKGEFGPEIGFARWMSQHDQSVHIIKYAASGMPLHHGWNGNRWQGGVPTPKRRNFYPGLSDQDPNQGTLYRAMIKRFQQGVENLKKQGHTPVIKGFVWVQGEQDSKHEISASQYAKSILHLRQRIAEDMDCPMLPMALPQVLPHEPAKDRFTHRKEIRAELQALKHTRIQVIDSADWPLKADTVHYNAQGQLALGKAMAKALFELQKASSAPDPSR, via the coding sequence ATGATCAAACCATTCCTTCTTTTCTTCACCGCCACCTGTCTTCTGTCGACGGCGGCCCCCGTCGACGTCTACCTCTTCGGTGGGCAGTCGAACATGCAAGGCATCGGAAAAATTGCCGAGCTCGGACAAGAGGACAAAAAAGCCATTCCCAACGCCCGTTTCTTCAATGGAACCTCCTTTACCCCGATCACACCGGGAACGACTAAAACCTCCCACCGCAAAGGTGAGTTTGGCCCCGAAATCGGATTTGCCCGGTGGATGAGTCAGCACGATCAATCGGTCCACATCATCAAATATGCAGCCAGTGGCATGCCACTGCACCACGGCTGGAATGGCAACCGCTGGCAAGGAGGAGTCCCCACTCCGAAAAGGCGCAATTTCTATCCAGGTCTATCCGACCAAGACCCGAACCAAGGCACGCTCTACCGCGCCATGATCAAGCGATTCCAACAAGGGGTCGAAAACCTGAAAAAGCAAGGGCACACCCCGGTCATCAAAGGTTTTGTCTGGGTGCAGGGGGAACAAGACAGCAAACACGAAATTTCCGCCAGCCAATACGCCAAAAGCATCCTTCATTTACGACAACGGATCGCCGAAGATATGGACTGCCCAATGCTACCAATGGCTCTGCCCCAGGTGCTGCCCCACGAACCAGCCAAAGATCGCTTCACCCACCGCAAGGAAATCCGAGCCGAACTTCAAGCCCTCAAACACACACGGATCCAAGTCATCGATAGCGCCGACTGGCCACTCAAAGCCGACACCGTACACTACAACGCCCAAGGGCAACTTGCCTTGGGAAAGGCCATGGCCAAAGCCCTCTTCGAGCTCCAAAAAGCGAGCAGTGCCCCTGATCCATCCAGGTAG
- a CDS encoding sulfotransferase family 2 domain-containing protein encodes MSGGDSPEEKEMNLSDAIETFRLRRKLQREKPHIWRIPSVNVGMIQNYKVGSRSLRLAVARHLLQSDEGEEDIAYDQLSDSRVKELDKKYSGFYALDSVRQQFPEMFLFTFVRHPLSRLHSCYVNKLVDAKRYGVKNQFKNWGVDYNTSFDEFVRMVADTPDGASDRHFRSQSWFVSVDGKLVADYIGKLESFKQDWQVLADRFGFPELPHKNKSSKSKVHFSEHYSKEIYELAVERYRQDIELLGYEDEV; translated from the coding sequence GTGTCGGGTGGAGACAGCCCTGAAGAAAAAGAGATGAATTTAAGTGATGCTATTGAAACCTTCCGCCTGCGTCGGAAGCTCCAACGTGAAAAACCGCATATCTGGCGTATTCCCTCGGTGAATGTCGGGATGATTCAAAACTACAAAGTGGGTTCCCGATCCTTGCGTTTGGCCGTTGCCCGACACTTGTTGCAGTCGGACGAAGGCGAAGAGGATATTGCGTATGACCAACTAAGTGATTCCCGGGTCAAAGAACTGGATAAGAAGTATTCCGGGTTTTACGCATTGGATTCGGTTCGTCAGCAGTTTCCGGAGATGTTTTTATTTACCTTTGTCCGTCATCCATTGAGTCGGCTTCATTCCTGTTATGTGAACAAGCTGGTGGATGCCAAGAGATACGGGGTGAAGAACCAGTTTAAAAACTGGGGGGTGGATTATAATACAAGCTTCGATGAGTTTGTCCGGATGGTGGCGGATACGCCGGATGGTGCTTCCGATCGTCATTTTCGTTCCCAGAGTTGGTTTGTTAGCGTGGATGGGAAGCTGGTTGCCGATTACATTGGCAAGTTGGAATCGTTTAAACAAGACTGGCAGGTTCTGGCGGATCGCTTCGGCTTCCCCGAACTGCCGCATAAAAACAAATCGAGCAAATCCAAGGTGCATTTCAGTGAACACTACAGCAAGGAGATTTACGAACTGGCCGTCGAGCGGTACCGGCAGGATATCGAACTGTTGGGGTATGAGGATGAGGTGTAA
- a CDS encoding PEP-CTERM sorting domain-containing protein (PEP-CTERM proteins occur, often in large numbers, in the proteomes of bacteria that also encode an exosortase, a predicted intramembrane cysteine proteinase. The presence of a PEP-CTERM domain at a protein's C-terminus predicts cleavage within the sorting domain, followed by covalent anchoring to some some component of the (usually Gram-negative) cell surface. Many PEP-CTERM proteins exhibit an unusual sequence composition that includes large numbers of potential glycosylation sites. Expression of one such protein has been shown restore the ability of a bacterium to form floc, a type of biofilm.), whose amino-acid sequence MKITYTFAALVASIVAANAALTSTKDYTGSGLDFTGVVNGGYVWGMEINPINNQANVDVDGNGTKDFHESGTTNVDPTKVKAATQSDGYLLRWDYGDSPSRAASLESSNASWTLEFGLNMLNTGTEGSRGVFGIAPEFGVNDTTGGRLQLELERTGMHFQGGIDASTIFTPEAMTASNLGFHTWRIAYDGTAEELFFYRDGVLMNAGGSGIAASTDLGNPSSTFFGDYSSGLSGDFELDYMVLDASGAFAPVPEPSSAALLGLGGLALILRRRK is encoded by the coding sequence ATGAAAATAACATATACTTTCGCGGCATTAGTCGCTTCAATTGTAGCTGCGAATGCGGCGTTAACATCAACCAAGGATTACACAGGTTCAGGTTTGGACTTCACAGGAGTAGTCAATGGGGGATATGTCTGGGGAATGGAAATTAACCCCATCAATAATCAAGCAAATGTTGATGTTGATGGAAATGGAACCAAAGACTTCCACGAATCGGGAACGACTAATGTTGACCCAACGAAAGTCAAAGCTGCGACCCAGTCTGACGGATATCTGCTGCGTTGGGATTACGGAGACTCTCCATCACGAGCTGCCAGTCTTGAAAGCTCAAACGCAAGTTGGACTCTTGAGTTTGGGCTAAATATGCTCAATACGGGCACGGAAGGATCTCGTGGTGTTTTTGGCATCGCCCCAGAATTTGGGGTCAATGATACGACAGGGGGTCGTCTTCAGCTCGAACTTGAACGCACTGGAATGCATTTCCAAGGAGGCATTGATGCAAGCACTATATTTACACCTGAAGCAATGACCGCCAGCAATTTGGGCTTTCATACATGGCGCATTGCCTACGATGGCACAGCTGAAGAGTTATTCTTTTACCGAGATGGAGTTCTAATGAACGCAGGAGGAAGCGGCATTGCCGCATCAACAGACCTCGGCAACCCATCAAGCACCTTTTTTGGAGATTACTCCAGTGGCCTTTCCGGAGATTTTGAACTGGATTATATGGTCTTGGACGCAAGCGGAGCTTTTGCTCCCGTTCCCGAACCATCCTCCGCAGCGCTGCTCGGACTTGGTGGACTGGCACTGATTCTGCGTCGCCGCAAGTGA
- a CDS encoding glycosyltransferase family 2 protein gives MSETPKISCIISTYSDSDLVEKKIHEIRQQSWFDQAEFLFVETASPERERELIAPYTEQFSNIRLVTSDERKTLYEAWNMGWDAASADIVCYSNMDDAMHPRLLETVVAEMDAHPDWDLCSVLIASQKSQSPGEPDSFSPERMKQLKIGRRPGPFSAWRKRLQGKMGQFDGRYRIIGDKDFWSRAMDPAVVVGVIPKVMYLYSIADSQLSKRENKDDELLYAKEKGVDLLWHPGVVKPMLWHRRWFKWFPGRYLMDE, from the coding sequence ATGAGTGAAACACCCAAAATTTCTTGTATTATCAGCACCTACTCGGACTCCGATCTGGTGGAGAAAAAAATCCATGAGATTCGTCAGCAAAGTTGGTTTGATCAGGCTGAGTTTCTTTTTGTCGAGACCGCTTCGCCCGAACGGGAGCGGGAGTTGATTGCTCCCTACACTGAGCAGTTTTCCAACATTCGCTTGGTGACATCGGATGAGCGTAAGACCTTGTATGAGGCGTGGAATATGGGGTGGGACGCAGCCAGCGCGGACATCGTTTGTTATTCCAATATGGATGATGCCATGCACCCCCGCTTGTTGGAGACGGTGGTAGCCGAGATGGATGCGCATCCTGATTGGGATTTGTGTTCCGTGTTGATTGCCAGTCAGAAAAGTCAGTCTCCCGGTGAGCCGGATAGTTTTTCTCCGGAGCGTATGAAGCAGCTTAAAATCGGTCGGCGCCCCGGTCCGTTTTCAGCTTGGCGCAAGCGCTTGCAAGGGAAAATGGGGCAGTTCGATGGCCGTTACCGGATTATTGGAGATAAGGATTTTTGGTCGCGGGCGATGGACCCGGCGGTTGTGGTCGGGGTGATCCCCAAGGTGATGTATCTCTACTCGATTGCTGATAGTCAGTTGTCGAAGCGGGAGAACAAGGATGATGAATTGCTTTACGCGAAGGAAAAAGGGGTTGATCTGTTATGGCACCCCGGAGTGGTCAAACCGATGCTTTGGCACCGACGCTGGTTCAAGTGGTTTCCCGGCCGTTATTTGATGGACGAATAG
- a CDS encoding PEP-CTERM sorting domain-containing protein (PEP-CTERM proteins occur, often in large numbers, in the proteomes of bacteria that also encode an exosortase, a predicted intramembrane cysteine proteinase. The presence of a PEP-CTERM domain at a protein's C-terminus predicts cleavage within the sorting domain, followed by covalent anchoring to some some component of the (usually Gram-negative) cell surface. Many PEP-CTERM proteins exhibit an unusual sequence composition that includes large numbers of potential glycosylation sites. Expression of one such protein has been shown restore the ability of a bacterium to form floc, a type of biofilm.), which translates to MKLTHTLAVFAASSIAASAATTLTYDGTNDGTGSYGGQTFTASDSDFVTTGDALSNPFALQTIEIAKWSTSDYTTAQTAVYANIYDGNTFLGSSTNTVDFTVRVDGIIGDDADDAWLFSGVTALENLDSSKVYSIRYSTTDTAGDFTFLRPGLINDAAALTGGNLLDSSGNPASAGWDTRMVITTGPAVPEPSSAALLGLGGLALILRRRK; encoded by the coding sequence ATGAAATTGACACATACACTCGCAGTATTTGCTGCCAGCAGCATAGCTGCATCCGCTGCTACGACGCTAACATACGACGGGACCAATGATGGCACTGGCAGTTATGGAGGACAAACCTTCACGGCCAGTGACAGCGACTTCGTGACTACTGGGGACGCCCTCTCGAACCCATTTGCACTTCAAACCATCGAAATAGCAAAGTGGAGTACTAGTGACTACACGACTGCCCAAACTGCAGTCTATGCAAACATTTATGATGGCAATACATTCTTGGGATCGTCCACGAATACGGTCGACTTCACAGTGAGAGTTGATGGAATCATTGGTGATGACGCCGATGATGCTTGGCTTTTCAGTGGTGTTACAGCCTTGGAAAACCTCGACAGTTCAAAAGTTTACTCCATACGCTATTCCACAACAGACACAGCGGGAGACTTTACCTTTCTCCGCCCTGGATTGATCAACGATGCTGCGGCACTGACAGGAGGCAACCTTCTAGATAGCAGTGGCAATCCAGCATCGGCTGGATGGGACACTCGTATGGTGATCACAACCGGACCTGCCGTTCCCGAGCCATCCTCCGCAGCGCTGCTCGGACTTGGCGGACTGGCTCTGATCCTGCGTCGCAGGAAGTAA